In Streptococcus uberis, a single window of DNA contains:
- a CDS encoding NYN domain-containing protein: MKKRRLLVDGYNMIAFWEETRQLFKTNQLDQARTVLLNKLNNYAHFEKIEITCVFDAQFVPGVRQRYDQYMISVIFTEEDETADAYIERMAAELNTSLNLVEVATSDLNEQWAIFSQGALRVPARELERRVNTVKSDLEKMSKSIEMKKPKLRPFEEANLQKLKDFMDDLG; the protein is encoded by the coding sequence ATGAAGAAAAGACGACTACTGGTTGATGGCTATAACATGATTGCCTTTTGGGAAGAAACACGACAACTCTTCAAAACCAATCAATTAGATCAAGCCAGAACAGTACTGCTGAATAAGCTCAATAACTACGCCCATTTTGAGAAGATTGAGATCACCTGTGTCTTTGATGCCCAGTTTGTCCCAGGTGTCCGCCAACGCTATGACCAATACATGATTTCAGTGATTTTTACTGAGGAAGATGAAACAGCAGACGCCTACATTGAACGCATGGCCGCAGAGTTAAATACCAGTCTAAACCTGGTCGAAGTGGCAACCAGTGATCTCAATGAGCAATGGGCCATTTTCTCCCAAGGCGCCCTGCGCGTCCCAGCCCGTGAATTAGAACGCCGAGTCAACACTGTCAAATCCGATTTGGAAAAAATGTCCAAATCCATCGAAATGAAAAAACCAAAACTCCGCCCCTTTGAGGAAGCTAATCTTCAAAAACTCAAAGACTTTATGGATGATTTGGGATGA